A region of the Methanobrevibacter ruminantium M1 genome:
TTCCCCCTTTCGGTTAAAAATCACACAAATTTCACAATCTTCACCCTTGTTCTCATGAAAGATAGAGTTCTTGACTTCAATAAGCCCGTCATTTAAAATCAGCCCATAATGGGGATAGTTAACCTCATTTTGATAAAAATGAGAATCGCTAACGAATGCCTTGGAATCCTTTGCATTATAGATGCATACTGAATATCCTGAAGAGGACCTTGATAAGTAATTTCTATAAAAACAACAATTCTTTAGCCATATGTTTCCAAAATAATTATAGATTGTACCTTGATTGTGAATAAATCTGCAATTCTCAAATATCAAATCACCAGATTGATTTGATATTGGAAACTTGGATTTGAAATTTTTAAAGCAAAGATTCTTAAATGTGATGTTTTTCGCATGATTTTTTAATCTGCACAGCCCATCCTTGGCATCAATGACATGCCCATTTCCATCAATAGTTAAGTCATCAACATCCAGTTTGATTCCATCATCATATTCAGATTCTTCATCAAAATCTAATACAATATCTGAATCCAAAATAATCTCATTTGCACTGCTGTGAATCAATTCATCCAGATATTGAAAATTTTTTGAACCCATATCCAAACACCATACCTTATTTATTATCTATCATTTTATGAAAAACTCAAACTATCCTTGCCCAATTAAGATGAATTAGTTAAAATAATTTGGCTTCACATTGGCCAATGTGCTCAACTAGAATTAAATGGTAATTCAGGTTCTATTCAACATCAAAACCCTTTTCTATCATGCTGTTTTTAAGAATCTCCATGGCTTTTATCGTATCAGGTCCTGAAACCCTCTTAATCATGCGATTGTTTTCATTGAACCTTCCGATGAAATAATCCTGCTGCTCTTTGCTTACAAGGTCAAGTCGGGTATAGTTTGTAAGGCATTCCAGAAGTGCGAATACTCCCCTGTTTAAAGCCTTTGCACATGGATTGTTTTTGACGATTTTGACAACATCACTGCTTATGATATAAGCTTCCCCGTTTGATGTTATATGGTCCTTAATCGGATCCATTTTCCTAATGTCTGTGACCTCACAAATGACATATGCTTCCGCATTTTTTAATATTGCAATGTCCTCATCATCTGTAAACTCTTCAATATCCAAGTTTCCGATGGTTGAATTTACAAAATTTATAGGATCAAAGGTTATATTTACAACATATTTCCTGGTTTCCATAATGTTTTTGAGGGTTTTGGTACCGACAAATAATCTGCATCCAAGTTTGTCCTTGCCTTTGCATACAATTCCTATTGGCGCTGCATTTTTTACACCGTCCTTGCTCATGGTAGTGTAAATCCCTTCATATTTCTGTCCTTCTTCAATTCCAATATCTGTCAAATCCATAGCCATTTCATCACCTATAATAATTTACATCTTCAATATTAATATCTATTCTTTAATCTAATTAAAAATTATTATAAAAATTTAGGTATAATTGAAGTTTATTTAGTTCATTAAACCATAGTTTTACGAAACGTACCCCCCAAAAAAGAATAAAAAAACCTAAAAAAATAACTTAAAAAAAAACAGACAAAAAACACTCCCCTAAAGAATAAAAAAACTTAAAAAAAGAAAAAGAATAAAAAACTTAAAAAAAAACAGACAAAAAACACTCCCCCCAAGAATAAAAAACTTAAAAAAAGAAAGAAAATAAAAAACTTAAAAAAAACTTAAAAAACCAAATAACCCATCTAAAAAAGCACAAATAAACAAATTCAAATTATTTAGAACCTACATTAAAATTATCTGGCTTGTTGTGTTTAAATTTACAATTATTCAATTTTAAAGAATTATCATTTTCTGAATATATTGCTCCGCCAACCCTTTCGGATATGTTTGATTCAAACACAGATTGTGAAATAATGAGGTTCCCTTCAGAATAATTGAAGATTGCACCACCTTCAAACTTATTTGATTTATTTGCCCCAAATACGGATTTTTGAATGCTTGCCTTGCCATAATTAACTATTGCACCAGCATATCTAGCTGAATTTTCTTTAAAGGCAGACTGGCTTATATTCAACTTACAATCACTAGCATTGTAAATTGCTCCAGCAGATCCTGAAATGTTTTGCTTAAAAGAGGATTTGGTTATGTTCAATTGAGATCGCATCCAATTGCATATGGCCCCACCATTGCCATGATCTTCTGTAACTGAATTGTTAATGAATTCAGATTCCAAAATGCTTGCTTGGCCCCAATTATGAAATATTGCTCCACCATACCATTCTGCAGTGTTATCATCAAATATGGTTTTGGATATTGTCAAATCATTACGATTGATTATTGCGGCGCCTCTTTTTGCTTTGTTTTTATTAAATATTGATTCTGCAATATTTAACTTACCGTAATTTCTTATTGCTCCACCCTCTCCTTTAGCCATATTATTCTCAAATGTGGATTTCAATAGTTTTAAATTTCCTTTATTGAATATTGCTCCGCCATTTCCTTCATTGCATGTTCCATTTGCAATGTTATAAATAAATTTGGATTCTATAATTTCCAAATTAGAGTCCTTAGAAATCTTTATTGCCCCGCCATTTATTGCTTTTCCATTTTTCAATATTATGTTTTTAAGTCTGATATGTTTGCCGGAACAATCAAATATTCTTGCTTTCCCACATGCATCAATCCTATGGCCTTTACCATCAATAAGAACATCTTTATCTAATTTAATTCCATCCCAATATTCAAGCTCCTCATCCTCAGTTAATTCTATATCAAAATCCAAAACTATTTTTTTATCCTTTCTTAGAATCAAATCATCAAGATATTTAAAATTACGTGACATAACTAGCCCCCCGATTCATATAAAGAAATCTGTTAAATAATCAAGCATTCAAATTATTAATTAAAATAATTCACCCATTAAACTCCAAATACAAAAACAAAAAAACTCACCCATTATATTCCAAATTCAAAATTAATTAAAGTTTCGTAAAACTTGGGTTTAATGAACTAAATTAAACTCAAGTGTAAAAAATATTTAGGGGCCTGAATTTTTTGATGTGAAAATTCCCTCGAATTTTCCTTATTTTAATTCATTCTCCTAAAAAATAAGTTTAATTTCTAAAAATACAAATATTATTTAGTTATATAAAAAAATAGGTCTTTAATATCGTTAAATTTAAATAATATGCTTTACAAATATATTATTGGCGATAATAATGAAGCATAGATTAAATTTAGATAATAAAGACCCAAATTATATTTTGTTGAAAGAAATATTTAAAATTATGGATTCTAGAAAATCCAAAAGTATATTAGCATCCTATGGATTTAAAAACTTAAATAGAACAATATTTACTTTTAAAATTATATTTATAAGTATGTTCTTTGGAATTGACATTCCATTCATTTTAAACGAGCTTAAATCCAAAAAAGAACTTCGCAAATACTTTAATATTTCTGAAGTTTTGACTGCAGATCAAGTTTATAAAATTTTTTCAGAAATAAACTCTGAAAAACTTATAAAATGTTTAAACAGAATCTTAAACTCAAGAAATATGGTCAAAAGGAGAGGAAAAAAGACTTTCATTGTCGATGCGACTCCAGTGGACTTGGATATCAATTTCCGCAGAAATAAAAAGAGCAAAGAACATCTCAGAAAATTGAATCTCAAATGGAGTTATTCTTCCTCTAAAGGCTATTATATTGGATTTAAAGCGACTGTTGTGATGGATTACGATTCTATGAATCCTGTTTGCATTTTAATCCATTCTGGAGCTCCAAATGATGCAGGACTTTTTGAAGAGATTTTAGAAAACCTTCAAAAAAGACGAATAATCAGAAAAGGAGATACATTAATCTTTGATAAAGGATATTACGGCTATAAAAACTACCAAATAGGAATTGGCAAGTATAAAATCGTTCCTTTCATTTTTCCGAAAGAAAAATTCAACAGAACAAGACTTGATGATATTTTAACCTATCCATTAGCCGTATTTAACAAAACAAAGAAAATAATGGAAGAAAAAAGATTATACAACAAATTAAAAAAGGAATTATTAGAAAAATTAGATTCATGGGAGAAATTTAAACCAATAAGGGGCAAAATCGAAGATTTTTTTCAAATTATTGAAACAAGGCTTGAATATGAGAGAAATCCACAAATATACTCCAAAATCAGTTGAAAAAACAGTTTATTTGAATGTATTTTTAGGAGCGCTGATAGTATCTCAAGGATTTTACTCAAAAACGGCCATTCAAAAGTTATCTGAAAACTGAAATCGTCAGGCCCCTAAAAATATTAAAAGAATTTTAGAATTCATGTTAAAAATTCAAATAAATATATAAAATACAATAACAAAATTTTAATTAGGATACTATGTCACAAGAAAGATATAAACACATTCGCGAAAGTCTTTTTGATTATATCAATGCATTTTTAATCAACAAGTATGATGAATTATATTATTTTAATATGTACGAATCCGCTGAAAATATGAATTGGGATGTAGAATACATATTCAAATTAAAATATTCATTAACATTCCATGAAAAAAAGAATCTAGAGATTAGAATAAGAAAAGACTTGAAGAAATTTTTAAAAGAAAAATTTGAAATGAACATTTATGAACTTGCTATTTTAATTATTCTAGAGGATAATGAATTGCATTCCAAAATTTAGGAGTTAAAATATGTTTTATATTGAAGGAGAAAATATAAAATATGAAATTTTACCATATAAAAAAGGGAAAAAAGTAATTATTTACCTTAAAAAAACTGAAAACGGATTTGTTAGAAAAAACAAATGTTTTGGAACACATTATTTAGAACAGATTTTTGATTATAACAATAAA
Encoded here:
- a CDS encoding adhesin-like protein → MSRNFKYLDDLILRKDKKIVLDFDIELTEDEELEYWDGIKLDKDVLIDGKGHRIDACGKARIFDCSGKHIRLKNIILKNGKAINGGAIKISKDSNLEIIESKFIYNIANGTCNEGNGGAIFNKGNLKLLKSTFENNMAKGEGGAIRNYGKLNIAESIFNKNKAKRGAAIINRNDLTISKTIFDDNTAEWYGGAIFHNWGQASILESEFINNSVTEDHGNGGAICNWMRSQLNITKSSFKQNISGSAGAIYNASDCKLNISQSAFKENSARYAGAIVNYGKASIQKSVFGANKSNKFEGGAIFNYSEGNLIISQSVFESNISERVGGAIYSENDNSLKLNNCKFKHNKPDNFNVGSK
- a CDS encoding right-handed parallel beta-helix repeat-containing protein; this translates as MGSKNFQYLDELIHSSANEIILDSDIVLDFDEESEYDDGIKLDVDDLTIDGNGHVIDAKDGLCRLKNHAKNITFKNLCFKNFKSKFPISNQSGDLIFENCRFIHNQGTIYNYFGNIWLKNCCFYRNYLSRSSSGYSVCIYNAKDSKAFVSDSHFYQNEVNYPHYGLILNDGLIEVKNSIFHENKGEDCEICVIFNRKGELLVDNCKFKDNKNVYCSYDFAELIVSILNEAGKVSLSNSTFENENRILGSIKNMGICRIIDCKFKDSLIYNSQWYSSVSRPDELDFGPYLEVEDSSFANKYDEGVIANSGLCKIASCNIDGRSYLNNDDVLFIDEKDFNLLKDNIINSGEIVFDYDRDVPIYESFKGHGKSNGTNSNLEDDLDNDKSDDGYPPLGALFR
- a CDS encoding DUF447 domain-containing protein; amino-acid sequence: MAMDLTDIGIEEGQKYEGIYTTMSKDGVKNAAPIGIVCKGKDKLGCRLFVGTKTLKNIMETRKYVVNITFDPINFVNSTIGNLDIEEFTDDEDIAILKNAEAYVICEVTDIRKMDPIKDHITSNGEAYIISSDVVKIVKNNPCAKALNRGVFALLECLTNYTRLDLVSKEQQDYFIGRFNENNRMIKRVSGPDTIKAMEILKNSMIEKGFDVE